Genomic DNA from Cucurbita pepo subsp. pepo cultivar mu-cu-16 chromosome LG13, ASM280686v2, whole genome shotgun sequence:
catcaattggagagaacattaacaaaatattctttagaAGAGAGTGAAAATCTCCCTTCGTAGAGgtgttttaaaagccttgagggaaaacccaaaaggacaatatctattagcggtgaaGTCGGGCCATTACACCCGGCCGCCACATTGAGCCAGATATGCAGCCTTTTGACTCCATGTTAAGAAACAATAGCAAGAGATGATGAACTGGTTTTTCATTGCCAAACCACCATGAAGCCAATCCATTTCAGCATAATCAAAAACCAGAAAGGAATCATGATACTCAGTATTGGGGGCTCACAAACCATATGTTAGTTCAGATTATACTGACACCACTTGACTCAAATCAACTTCTATCAATCTAAAAATATCCCGTATGAATTGCAAAAAGTGTAAAACAAGATTTGATGGCGGATTCTTGAAGCTTGTTCAAGGATCAAGAGTTCTGTTGAGCCTCCTCAACACTTTTCCTCAGAATGAATATAACTTCGGAAGGCTCGGGAGCTCCAAACACCGAACTTCCTGCAACGATGCAGTTTGCCCCAGCTGAAGCTGCTGCATCTATGGTCGAAGGTCCCAACCCGCCATCCACCTGCCCACCAAAGCAAAAATGACCAGTCAGAAACCATCCCTCATACAGCCATCTGTACGCTGAATTTGAACTGCAACGAGTACACGCTACGTAGCGTTTACCTCAATGTCAAGAGATGGGTACTTCTGTCTTAACTTCCGTACCTGGATAAGTTAAAATCAGTAATGAGATTCAACAAGAAACGCCAATCAAACAATCCTCAAGGAATATTGAAAAACGTCGAAGTAATGGAACCTTATCCATCGTTTCGGGCATGAACTTTTGGCCACCAAAACCAGGTTCGACTGTCATAACAAGGACCATTTCCACAGGATTTTCACTTTCTacctgaaaattgaaaaaaagaacaagcaTAACTTaccaattataaaaaatttgatgaagcAGCATTTGCACAAAACCATAAGCACTTTGCAGCGCTATATATCAATGAACTATAACATCCTTGTAAATGAAGGATATGAGATTGGGGGAGAAGATGTAAAGATGAATTGCATACCAAAGGATAAACTTCTTCAATGGGTGTTCCGGGTTTTAGCGCAACCCCTGACTTCATGCCCTTTGACTTGATTTCTTGGATTAATTGCTGCCAATTGTCTACCAgagaagagggaaagaaaagttaaaacaaTTTTGATGCCATAGAAGTAGAACAAATCTGAAGTTCAAACACAATATACCTTTGGATACTTCAACATGAAATGTAAAGCCTGAAGCACCAGCTTTTGCGAAGGGTTCAACGTAATCAAGTGGATTTGTAACCATAAGGTGGCAATCAAGATATGCCCTGCAAGACAAGAAATTAATTCCTCATAAACTCAGGTAATGTCAtcaaaaaaatccaaattccTCAAACTGAAGAAGCAAAGAGGTTAGATTACTTCGTATGTTTTCTTAAACTCTCGATGACTGGAGCACCAATTGTCAGATTCGGGACGAAGTGCCTGCGGTAAAtgcataaacaaaaaaactatTACTTTGCTAGAAAAGCAAGCCCAACTTGTGTTAATCCAGATGATGCACAAATCACATCACCGAGAAATGATCCACAATCCTGTTACAGAATGAACTCAACCAAATGATAATGGATAGATTTTCACGGGGCCACCATGTCGAtgcatttaaaagaaaaatctttgTGATTTTCTTGATAATAGTTCATTCTGGGTAGGGGCCAACACTTTTTTAGTTTGCAGCCCCAGATTTATTTCCTATTAAAAAGGATGGTAGCAGAAAGAATGTTCTGAAGGTAGACCAGCTTTCCCTAAGCTacactcaaggttttaaaacgcgtctagggagaggtttccacacccttataaggaatgtttcgttcttctctctaaccgatacgagatctcacatttttttttactttagaaataataaaatcaataaataaaactagaTATTTCTCAAGTTTCTTCagcaaatatttataaataagcagGCATCTGGCTGGAAAGTAGATACTACAAGCGATCAAAACACCACACAGGTCGAGGTCAAGTTATTTAGAGGAAATTTAAAACCCATTCACATGAAGCACATTGCAGTTCAACAGGAGTATGATATCAGCAAAGAATGAGCCTACCCATCCTGCAAATAAAGCAACAACAGATATCAGATGTGATGGCAGATAAATTTATCTCAAACCTTGCAAGCATGTCATTATAAGATCACTAATTGAATTATGCATCTCCAAGCGCCTTTCTCTACACTGTCATCAGCCCATTTACAAGAAAGTAAAATCCATTCTTTAAACAGGACTATAACAATTAGCAGCAGAGAGAAATCATTGGTGAAGGTAAAAGTCTGCTCGTCCTCCATGGACTACCTTACACTATTACTACAGAAGTACTAAATTAGGGtagataaaattttattaagacCCAGAAAAGCACAGACAAATTAGACGATTCAAACAATTAGTCAAGTAGATTATGAACAAATTAAACTACACGAGAACTAACCGGTGGGAAATTAGAGTAAGAAGGCAAAAACTAGGATCAAATTATTGGGTTATGAAACAGAACCAAATGGGAGCAAGAATCAAAAGGTACTTCGTCCAATTATAACTGGAGAGAAATGGCGATTCAGGAAAACAGAAATAGAGAGCGTGTGGGTACCATAATATCCATGTGAAGCCAATCCGCTCCAAATCTAAGCATTCTTTCGGCCTCCGAAGCTAAATTGGCAAAATCTGAGGATAGCATTGACGGTGCGATTTTCGCAGCTACTCCCATTTTCGTCTGCCTCTTACTCGCTTAGCCGATCAAAAACTCGAGTAATTCAACAGCGAGGAATTTGCAGATACAGATTTAATTCTCGAAAATTCTAAGACAAAGAAACCCCAACTCCCAACTCCGATGCTTTTTCGTTTTTATAGATTATCTTACCAACCCCTGGCGGCTCGACTGATAAATAAGAAGATCGTCCTTCGTGGGCTCTTTTTGGACCGTCTGAAAGTGGCATCCCTccttttctacatttttttcgTAAATTATCGCGTCTTCACAACATTCTTGGCTTCTTCTCGTCAATCCACAACTCCACTTTCCTAAACTTTGACGCCATTTTTTTCCGTAAATGGGGGCAAGGAAATTTTACACAGATTatgattttggaaaaaaaaaaaaaaaaaacaaaacttccCTTTCAATTATCCCTCCTAAAagtaaattcaattttatcttataacatcgtcttaattaattaatgtgagACTTCGGTACTTATTCATTCCATCTATCAataaaaagattcaaatttataagttTCCAAATTTCTTTGATACAATAATAACaacgtttaaaaaaaatggtgacaaCGAAGGTCGAACTACCAAACACAAACATCTTGATTGGGGGTGGAGTTTTGTGAGGTGTGTCATGGCCGACATCAAATTCTAACATGGCTACTTATTActtgaattttgtatatatatataaaaaaagaaggcataatcttttgaaagtttagaagGGTAATCGGACCCAATActttaaatattgtatttattattcaaccctttaaattaataagttTGAGGcacgaaaaataaataaataaataaataggtaCACCATGTTTATTATATGTAAGCTAATATCGTATAAATGAACAATTTtatctgaaaataaaaaaataaaaagcatattaagaaataaaaattgaggCACGAAACGTAGGAGAAGCAGATTGATTGGTGGAATAATTGGTTGCCGTAGCCAGCCAGCCACGTGAACCTAACATATACAAAGAGGCAAGACCAGGACCCTGAGGTggcaaatttttgtttttgtttttgttttttttttttttaagaataaataattatgcgCCCCTCAGAACATGGGAGAATGTGTCATACTttgtcatttaatttgattttctttatacataattcataaaattttaagatattcAAGAACCGTGCCAAGTCGCGTAatcacaaataaaatttatccaACATTTGGCATTATTTGCAAGTTTGGTTTAATataattctctatttattattcattttatttgtcCCGTATCATTTTACT
This window encodes:
- the LOC111809396 gene encoding ribulose-phosphate 3-epimerase, cytoplasmic isoform-like — its product is MGVAAKIAPSMLSSDFANLASEAERMLRFGADWLHMDIMDGHFVPNLTIGAPVIESLRKHTKAYLDCHLMVTNPLDYVEPFAKAGASGFTFHVEVSKDNWQQLIQEIKSKGMKSGVALKPGTPIEEVYPLVESENPVEMVLVMTVEPGFGGQKFMPETMDKVRKLRQKYPSLDIEVDGGLGPSTIDAAASAGANCIVAGSSVFGAPEPSEVIFILRKSVEEAQQNS